TTGATTTGCAGGTGAAAGCTTAGGTAAGCTTTTTCCTGCTGCGCCACCTTAGCTCAGTCGGTAGAGCGATTCACTCGTAATGAATAGGTCGCGGGTTCGATTCCCGCAGGTGGCTCCACTTTTACGGCGGCTTTGATATGCCGGCGTCTGCGTTAGCGGGTGTGCCCAAGGGGCAATTTCAATGCTCGCCATTTGGTCTTCTACGTCTGTGCTGACGGTCTCCGTGGGTACTTCGAGGCGTCCATCGTTGTGCCCTAGATAAAAGTTGGGCTGCAAGCAGCAGTTTCAAACGCGGCTCATAATGAGCAGATAGCCTGACTTGGCGCACTACCGGGAAAACAATTACTGCACTTGAAAGTTAAAGAACACTAATTGATGTGCAAAAAAACACCGACGTAGGGTGGCTTACCATTTGGTAGGTTGAAGGTGTGAAAACTTTTAGCGCAAAAAAGAAATTGACCGCTTCCATGTTCACCCTAGGTTTGGTTGCTGCTGGTTTGTCGGTGGCAGCTCCTGCGCAGGCTGCTCAGCTGCCCATGACTCCCGCAACTTGCAACGTCCTGCACAGGGAAGTGAAACAGGGCAAAACTAGTTTCTCAAATATGGACCGGATTCTGTACGGAAGCAAGCAGACCGTTTACAACAACACAATGGAGTTGTACTCGCAGAGCGCCTACAATGACGCTATCAAAAAGGGTGCCCAGATGTGGGAACAGGCTACTGGGGGCAAACTGAAGTTCAAGATGGTATCGGCTCCGACTCCTCGTTCGGTCACTATTGTTGACGAACACTGGAGGGAAGGGTCCGCCCTCGGGTATGGGGGGCGGGACAGCAAGCGGATCCGCCTGATGATCGACCGTACTCCTGCTGCAAGCCAGCCGATGGTCGTGGCCCACGAAATTGGGCATGTCATAGGCCTTGAGCACACCTGCCGCGGCGATCTTATGGGTGCCGGCTCCGTTATGGGAACCAAGATTACTGATACTGACGTTGCGCTTGCGTATGCAGCAATCAAAGCTCAGGGCGGAGACAAGTAGCACTTCTCTGTACATAGTAGACAGTTCGGCTGCTACGCATGGGCTTAAGGCTTTAGGGGAGGAACGCACCGCGTCCCTCCCCTAAAGCCTTTCTAGTCCCCGAGCCCACCCTCGCCGTCTACCCAATGCGCGGTAGTGAAATGTACAAGGTGCCAAGTGCCCATGTGAGGCGTGCCGGGGAGTGAAATGTAAGTAGAGAGTTGAACTCTAGCCATTCCCCAGTGGCTGCCATGTGTGGACCGAAAAGGTCCGGGGTGCATTCGCTGTAGCGGCTACCAACTAAAAACTAATCAACCAATTCGGTGGTCCAATTCAGTTCCTGCAGTTGCAAATCCAGGTGGCGGTATTCTTTAGCGGCGTCATCGGCACGATCGCGCAACTGCGAAACCGGGTAGGCGGGCATGAATTTTACTTCCATACGAGTGAAACGATCCTGTCGCGCTGCTGCCTTGTCTGCCAAATTGGAGAAGAAAATATGCCTGCGCTGGGCGTTGTCGCGGGCCGCAATCGCATCCGAAATAGTCTGCTCCCCGGAAAAAGTAGTGGCCGAGTTAGTCCTGTTGATGCGCATAATCAAATTTTGCAGCTTCTGGTGCAGCGCCTCGGCCTGCTCGATCAGCTGAGCCGGATCCTCGGCTGGGTCTTCGCCCTCTTGCACCCTAATGACGTTCTGGGCGCGCTGGCTCAGGTGCGTCAGGCGAGCCTGAATCTGGGCCCTCTCGGATAAAGCTTCAGCAAGTTTCATGTTTTCCTCCCCGGCCATACTAACTTGTATTTCAGGCGCCATGTTCGGCCTCATAAAGACAAAAGGGGTGAACAAAACAGTAGCGGGACGGCCTTGCCGTCCCGCTACTGCGTTCCCCATCTCAGAAAAGAATATGAAGTTGTTCCCCATCTAGAAGTAAGTTTCTAGCTCCTTGTGGCTACCACTATAGGTAGTCAACCTTGGGATACCAGCAAACTAACCTTGGAATTTCCTGGCAATTGCGTTGAGTTGGTGTGAAGGCGGCAGCCTGTCCCTAGCGCTATCGAAAGTAGCCGGGCTGAAAGAACAGTAGCGGGACGGCCTTGCCGTCCCGCTACTGCGTTCCCCATCTCAGAAAAGATATTCTGTGTTATCCCCATTGGAGGCTTCATCAGCCTCACAACACATACTGTAAAGATCCATTCTGAACACACCGTTAAGCAAACCTTAGAATTTCCTAAGGAAAGCTAAATTGGCCGGTCGAAGAGGCTATTTGACCTTTACAACCGTTCTTCCCAGCGCATTTGCCTCAGCGATCGTATCCAGCGCCGTCCCCACTTCATCAAGGGGGACAGTATGCACGAGTGCCCGCAGCAGATCCGGGCTGACGCCCTCGGCAAGATTCTGCCAAAGCTGGGCCCGCAATTCCGGAGCAAGGAACGTGACAGAAACCCCCAGGACGTTGATGCCACGCAGAATCAGGGGCAGCACGTTGGTCTGCAACTTGTTGCCCGCCGCGTTGCCAATGACAGCTACGGAGGCACCCGTGCTGGCGCTACGCAGCAGCCAATCCAAAGTGGTACCCCCAACCACGTCTACACCGCCAGCCCAGCGGGACTTTTCTAGAGGGCGATGCCCAAAGTCCGGGTAGGACTCGATCTGGGCTGCCCCCGCCATCTGCAACAGCTCAGCCACGTTGTCTTTACGCGAGAACGCGTGTACCTCGCGCCCAGCCTTGGCAAGAAGTGCGGTAGCAAGTAGCCCAGCGCCGCCGCTGGCGCCCGTAACCGCAACCGGTCCGTCGGGCAACCCCACCGCTTGCAACTTGTGTACGGCCAGCGCCGCCGCATAACCGGCAGTGCCCAAAGCCGAAGCGGTCCACGTATCCATGTTCTGCGGCAGGGGAGTGACCCATGAAGACGGTACTCGCACGTATTCGCAGTATCCGCCCGGATGCTTCTCAGAAAGAGAAGCGCCCGTAACGGTCACGGGAGTACCCACCGCCAAGCCGGTCTGCCCGGGCTGCTCGATCGTGCCGGTAACATCGCAACCACCAATCAGCGGCAACGACCTGGCAATCGGGGCCTTTCCCGAAGCGGCCAAGCCATCCTTGTAGTTAACTGAAGAATATTCGACACGGATGAGGGCGTCGCCCTCCCCAAGAGCGTCTTCGCCCACTTCGCAAACGCGCCCCGCAGCTCGCCCATCCCTGTCTTCAAGTAGAAAAGCTTTCATAAGCCCTATTGTCGCAAACGTTGCCTGGACTGGGAAGAGACTTAGGACTTTCAGAATTTGGACTAAGGGATGAACTCCGCTCGCCCGCGCGCTAGCGTAGTGACAAGCTAACCCGAAAGGCCTAATCGTGAGCACTATTCCTGGCATTGGTAGCGTTGAACCGAAACCCGCCCTGGACAACCTTGATCTACTAGCAGCTCCGGTAGCGGAGGCACTGGAGGCTGTGGTGGCCGACAATCCTGAGCTCGCCGACCAGGCGCTGGCAGTGGCAATCGACCCTGATCTAGCCGACACGGAAGCGATGACCGAAGCATTCGGCATGGACCTGTCGCTGTCCGCCAACTGTATTCTGGTGGCAGGCAAACGCGCCGGCGAAGAACGAGTCGCCGCCTGCCTCGTGCGCGCTCACACCTTCGCCGACGTCAACCACGTGGTGAAGAAAACCTTGAACGTGCGCAAAGCGTCCTTCTGGCCTCAGGAAAAGGCAGTGGAGGCCTCGGGAATGGAATACGGCGGAATCACGCCGGTCGGGTTGCCCTCCGAATGGCGGCTGCTGATCGACACCAGGTGCACGGAAGGTTGGGCTTGCATCGGCTCCGGCCTGCGCAGCTCCAAGCTCTTTATTACCGGTGAACTGCTAAAGGCATTGCCGGACGCCGAGATTATTGAAGGGCTTGGCGTAGAGCCAAAATAGTCCTTCGCAAAGTAGACTTGGGTCGTGGAGAGCATTGATGGAAGCCGCGCCGAAATAGTGGTGCAGCTGCTTACGCGTATCGAAGCGCTGTGCGCGAATTCGTCCTCGCGCGTGCTGATAGGCATAGCAGGATGCCCCGGCGCCGGAAAGACAACCCTCACGAAGCTTCTGCTGGACGGGATTCCCGAAGCCGCCTGGGTACCCATGGACGGCTTCCACCTTTCCGACGCGGTGCTAACCGACCGCGGCACCCTGGACCGAAAAGGAGCGCCGGATACCTTCGACACCGAGGGGTATTTTTCGGCCCTGCAACGGATCAAAGCTGGACGCGAGGACGTGTATGTGCCGTCTTTTGACCGCGATCTGGAGCAGCCGATAGCTGC
The genomic region above belongs to Winkia neuii and contains:
- a CDS encoding reprolysin-like metallopeptidase, which encodes MKTFSAKKKLTASMFTLGLVAAGLSVAAPAQAAQLPMTPATCNVLHREVKQGKTSFSNMDRILYGSKQTVYNNTMELYSQSAYNDAIKKGAQMWEQATGGKLKFKMVSAPTPRSVTIVDEHWREGSALGYGGRDSKRIRLMIDRTPAASQPMVVAHEIGHVIGLEHTCRGDLMGAGSVMGTKITDTDVALAYAAIKAQGGDK
- a CDS encoding DIP1984 family protein, encoding MKLAEALSERAQIQARLTHLSQRAQNVIRVQEGEDPAEDPAQLIEQAEALHQKLQNLIMRINRTNSATTFSGEQTISDAIAARDNAQRRHIFFSNLADKAAARQDRFTRMEVKFMPAYPVSQLRDRADDAAKEYRHLDLQLQELNWTTELVD
- a CDS encoding acryloyl-CoA reductase, which codes for MKAFLLEDRDGRAAGRVCEVGEDALGEGDALIRVEYSSVNYKDGLAASGKAPIARSLPLIGGCDVTGTIEQPGQTGLAVGTPVTVTGASLSEKHPGGYCEYVRVPSSWVTPLPQNMDTWTASALGTAGYAAALAVHKLQAVGLPDGPVAVTGASGGAGLLATALLAKAGREVHAFSRKDNVAELLQMAGAAQIESYPDFGHRPLEKSRWAGGVDVVGGTTLDWLLRSASTGASVAVIGNAAGNKLQTNVLPLILRGINVLGVSVTFLAPELRAQLWQNLAEGVSPDLLRALVHTVPLDEVGTALDTIAEANALGRTVVKVK
- a CDS encoding YbaK/EbsC family protein; the encoded protein is MSTIPGIGSVEPKPALDNLDLLAAPVAEALEAVVADNPELADQALAVAIDPDLADTEAMTEAFGMDLSLSANCILVAGKRAGEERVAACLVRAHTFADVNHVVKKTLNVRKASFWPQEKAVEASGMEYGGITPVGLPSEWRLLIDTRCTEGWACIGSGLRSSKLFITGELLKALPDAEIIEGLGVEPK
- a CDS encoding nucleoside/nucleotide kinase family protein; this translates as MESIDGSRAEIVVQLLTRIEALCANSSSRVLIGIAGCPGAGKTTLTKLLLDGIPEAAWVPMDGFHLSDAVLTDRGTLDRKGAPDTFDTEGYFSALQRIKAGREDVYVPSFDRDLEQPIAAGLRVPVEAKVVISEGNYLLLARDEWDRIHQLFDQVWFVDTPPELRISRLVNRHMRYGKPPQFAREWVQEVDEANAALIEEDAQSADLLVPFD